The Nymphaea colorata isolate Beijing-Zhang1983 chromosome 7, ASM883128v2, whole genome shotgun sequence DNA window CTCTTCTAGTATCTGGAAGTCCAGCCAAGAGGGCGGAGGAGAAACGTAGATGATGAAATAGAGggggcagagaaaaaaaaaattaaagagactTTGGCCATTCATAAATAAAACATGTGGTCACGGGTTTCCCTTGACTCACAGACTTGAGGCACTGTCGAGTCTGCTCCGACGACGAAGGGTCTCCACCCATCGGCTGGCTGATCCACCACTGCCTCCACGGCCgtggtgaaaaaaagaaaaagaaaaaaaaaaggaacacgTAGCGTCTTTCCTTCTCTTCAACGTACTGGCGCGGTAGAAACGGAGGAGAGGGGGACCTGCCAAGAGACTATACGCTCATGCTGTCGCTTCTACAGCCGTCCCTCTCACACCTTAAACGCCATTTTTGCACTGCACCATCCTGATGATCGGACAGAAAGAAACGATGGAGATCTTGTTCCCTCTGGTCCATTgacgtttctctctctctctctacatctctttttacttttactttctTTACTCGTCATAATCCAATgttggaagaagaaagagagagagcgtcCCAATTCGGGGTTtggcttaaaagaaaaaagaaaaagtaagaaaattaGTCCACGGTACTTCGGCCTAAGGTACTGTCATCggttgtatatataaataaatggAAGATTATTTGCagagaggagaggaggaggCAGCCGCAGCATCTGCAGAGCATGGTAGCTGCAATTTGCCTTCTTGCTGAGGGAAGGAAGCTGAGACGTCTGCGAGCATGAACGAAGTCGACAAGGATGAAGTACTGCAGCAGGAGCAGGACCTGGTTATGCCAGGTTTCAGGTTCCACCCAACGGAGGAAGAGTTGGTGGAGTTTTATTTGCGTCGGAAGATGGAGGGTAAGAGATTCAGCGTGGAGCTCATTACCTTTGTGGACCTCTACCGCTACGATCCATGGGAGCTTCCAGGTTCGATCGATCGGTTTCAGTTATCACTGTCAACCTGCGTATGCTTAcagattttttgtttctctctctctctctgtggataCCCCAATCTCGAGGGAAACTGTTCCATTCTGTCCTATTTCAACTCTCGCTCAGCTACGTGATTTCTTTTAATTCTTCCCTTTTCATGCGGACCAaccttctccctttcttttctacCTGGACATAGAACCAAACTAAACAGGCGCATTCGAAGCCTgagcctctttctctctctgtctcgcaGCCTTGGCAGCCATTGGGGAGAAGGAGTGGTTCTTCTACGTGCCAAGAGATCGCAAGTATCGCAATGGAGACCGTCCGAACCGGGTGACGACGTCGGGCTACTGGAAGGCGACGGGTGCCGACAGAATGATCCGCAACGAAAACCTGAAACCAATTGGCCTCAAGAAGACGCTGGTCTTCTACTCAGGCAAAGCTCCCAAGGGCATCCGCTCCAGCTGGATCATGAACGAGTATCGTCTGCCCCACCATGAAACCGAGAGGTTGCAGAAggtatcttcttcttcttattcttcttctcttgtggGATTCTTCCTCTTCACTTGTCGAATTATTCTTCGCCCCCGCAAGCCTAATTGAGGCAAGGACCCCTTGCCACCGATCGTCCAACTATGTTAATTCGGTATCATATACGGTTGGCAAGATACCTCATCTCACGTTTCATTAAGATCCTTCCTTTCaagggaaaaagaagatgaagccacaacttttatggcagtacTGAAGTGGATGAAGCCTTCCACTTGCGTCGATTGCTCGCTCTCGACCTCTACCTACTTTGTTCCCTTTACATTTGGCATGGCCAGCAAGTTATGCTAGCTAATACTTTGGTTGTTGCCGCACAAAATGAATGCGCACAGCACGAGAATAATAGGAGGAAATGTCGCGAATCTATAATGACAACAATAAAGAACAATAAGGCTGGACCCTCTGACCGAACGATAATTCAATTAATGTGTTTCTGAACAGACAGAAAACTAATTAAAACACCTAATCCCTACAAcggaaaagaaattaaaagggaaaaatcaaTTTGGCATTCGGATCTATGTCTATGAGTGGCATTCAATGACTTTGTTTTCCTGTTGCAGGCCGAAATCTCTCTCTGCCGGGTGTACAAGAGACCAGGAGGAGGCGAGGATCGCGTCCAACCACCATCTATCATGCCTTCGACCAGGTTGCCTTTCAAAAAAGTTGCACCAAGCAATTCAAAAGAAAGCATCAACATATTAGgaggagagaaggaggagaTGCCCGGGAGGCGTCAGTCAGTGCTGGGCGGTAGGGGCGATGGGAATCCTTCTGTTGCTGCTGTAACTGCTGCCGCTGGCATGGGTGGCGGCGGTGGTAGGTCAAATAATGCCATCGGCCTAACTGCTAGTGGAAGCTTACCTTCCCGTGCGAACGGATTGCTCGCTTGCCAAATTGAGATTCCGGCCGGCACCAACCAACGTGCTGGAGATATATTTGGCGGTCCTGCTGCCCACGTTGACTCGCTCAGATTGGCTTCATGTAGTTCATCGGCTGAAGCAGCAGCAACCATAAAGCTGCAGGACCAGCGGGATCATGTTGATGGTGCTTCCGGCCTTCTGCTGCGACCAAGAACCCTCTCCTTTCCTCTTGTCCATCCTGCAGCAATTGGCGGCATGCAGTTTGCTTCCTCGTCTCCTCCAATGGCGGCCTCTCTTGAAGAAGACATCCATAGAATAGTGGAGTACCATCATCAATGCCCTGAAAGTCTCAGTATTTTCCCCAATGCGTCCCACTTCCAACAGTCGACCAGTCCTCAAATGGCGTTGCCCAGCTCTCTACCCAGTTCCTTGTCAGTTCTAGCAGAGAACCCCTGGACGTGGAACCCCATTCCCGACCACACTAGAGATTATCGTTTCAGAGAATAATATATGGATCTCTTCcacacttctctctctctcccccttcagAGCAACACCAACACAAGAATCAGTAGCAGTTTTCCTGCGTGTATGTGTGCGTATTTGTCGCACGCTTGTGCGTGTATGTAAATTACTGAGTTGTGATAAACTTGGTTTGATTGACAAAAGTATTATAATTAATTGCTTCTTATGGTAAAAATAAGTTGAACGTAAACTGCGAAAACGAACGACCCTTTTAGCCTCTACTGCAGTTATGGAGATCGAGTGACAGCATTCGCATCCTTTAAGATGGCCACTGCGTAATTCTTCGCCACCAAATTCCTGGTGTTTCGATTGGGCTTCATGCTGTATCGAAATCAAATGGTATGATATTTATACTGAGAGAGAAATccagggagagagagtgtgtgtgtgtgcctgttCTCCTCCTTAGTTGACGAGAAATTGTTACCTAGTGTTTTAacttatcttttttcttctgttcttcttccTCAGATACATGTTCTGAACACGGGAAcgattaaatgagaaaaatgagcTTCTTTTGTTCCATAAAGGTGATCAGCAGAAGGTAAGGATGATCGTAAGCAGGTCTAGTTATactgccaattttttttttttttttgaatgagagaaCAATTCTAGTTTCTTACGCACCTTGCAATAGCTCCATGATTGCTTTCACGGTTTCTACTTTAAGGTCAAAGTGCATCAAGTCATGAGTCAGAGTACTGGTATGCAGATTACAGCGATATATTTTTGTCGATTAACAATAGTCTGCTCATTATACTTTAATTCATATTGTCCTTGGTTCTTGTTGCTACCATGTGGTTTAAGGACTATACGAACAAGGTGATCATGCAAAAATATCTAGAACCAAGGATAGTAAAGCACTAGTAGAGAGGGAAAAGGGGGAACAAAAATGTATTtgcgtatgtatatatatgtgtgtatgcatataGTGGAGTTTCCAAGATAACATAAATGCCAACTTGCAGTCAAACCTCTTTCAACCAAAAGCAgcggaaaagaaaatattaacaGTATGCTACTAAAAAATCGATCTTTAATTGCTCTACAACATGTGAAGGTCTGTTCCTAGCTAGCTAGATTACTAGGCACAGAATCATGAATGAAGTTCAGAGACAAAGCTAGCTGTGgattaagaaaaacattcatTAGTTAATTCAGGGAAACCATCTCCATTTTAGTTTAAGTATATTTATTGCCTTCATAACGAGTGAGCTACATGTTGTTTGGTCACGCCTGAATTCTGCTGCCACACAGTCACATATCCATTAATTCTGCGCAGACATGGACATGCTTGTCCATGCATGCGTGGTGTCTGAACGTCTGTGTGTGTTtgcgtgtgtgtga harbors:
- the LOC116257307 gene encoding NAC transcription factor 56, with the translated sequence MNEVDKDEVLQQEQDLVMPGFRFHPTEEELVEFYLRRKMEGKRFSVELITFVDLYRYDPWELPALAAIGEKEWFFYVPRDRKYRNGDRPNRVTTSGYWKATGADRMIRNENLKPIGLKKTLVFYSGKAPKGIRSSWIMNEYRLPHHETERLQKAEISLCRVYKRPGGGEDRVQPPSIMPSTRLPFKKVAPSNSKESINILGGEKEEMPGRRQSVLGGRGDGNPSVAAVTAAAGMGGGGGRSNNAIGLTASGSLPSRANGLLACQIEIPAGTNQRAGDIFGGPAAHVDSLRLASCSSSAEAAATIKLQDQRDHVDGASGLLLRPRTLSFPLVHPAAIGGMQFASSSPPMAASLEEDIHRIVEYHHQCPESLSIFPNASHFQQSTSPQMALPSSLPSSLSVLAENPWTWNPIPDHTRDYRFRE